In the Candidatus Neomarinimicrobiota bacterium genome, TCCGGTGCGGGTTATCCCGGTACACCATTCCTTGATCTGAACGGCAACGTCATCCCGTTCATTGAAGGCGAGGAGCCGAAAATAGAAGCCGAGCTGAAAAAAATATTAGGCACGATGAAGAATGGAAATATTGACGACAATTCGTTCAAAGTGAGCGTTCAGACGAACAGGGTTGCGGTATCATACGGTCATATGGCGTCTATTTTCCTGTTCACAAAATCGACTCCGGACGTGGGAAGAGTAAAGGAATTATTGAACAATTTTTCGGGTGTTCCGCAGGAGAGAAAACTTCCGTTAGCGCCGAAACAACCTATATACGTAGAAGAAAACGATTATCACCCCCAACCGAGACTGCACGTTGATCGTGAGAACGGCATGGCTATCACCGTCGGCAGAATTGAAAACCTCGACGAGAACGGGATACGTCTGGTAGCCTTAGGACACAACACTATCAGAGGGGGAGCGGGCGCTGCTCTTCTTAACGCGGAGCTGCTCCATTCAGAGGGAATGATCTGACAAAATGATCGTAATGAAATTCGGCGGTGATGGGTTTCAGAATCCTGAGTCTATAAACGAAGTAACGTCAATTATTAAATCGGCACGGGATGAACAACTTGTGGTTGTTGTTTCCGCGTTCGGAAAATCCACGCGTCTTTTAGAGAACCTCTTTGAATTCTTGTCTCTTGGAAATCCTGAAGAAGCAAATCGTCTGTTCAATGAGAAATTCATTCCGATGTTATTCTCTCTTATGGAAGGGACGTTGGATTCAGTTTATTTAAGTGAGTGTCGCGAGGTTATAAATGAGATGATCGAGCAACTCAATAAATATATCTTTACCGAACGTTCTGACTGGAATTCCGCCGACAGAGATTTCATCCTGTCTCACGGAGAGCTCTTGACGAGTAGATTTTTTTACTATGTTCTCAGACAGGAGGAGATAAAATCCGGATTGGTCGATGCCAGAGAGATGATCACCACGGATGAAAAACAGCGCTTCGCTTCTCCCGATTATAAAAAGTCGTTTGAGATGATAAGAAAAAGAGTGGAAGAATGCCACAATTCAGGTTCACTTTTATTAACTCAGGGTTTCATAGGTTCAACACCATCCGGGTTGACGACTACTCTTGGATATGAGGGTTCCGATCTCACCGCAACTTTTCTCGGATCGTGTCTCAACGCTGACGGGATCGAATTTTATAAGACTGTTCCGGGCATTATGACAGCCGATCCCAATATCTTATCGGAATGCAGAGTTCTCAAGGAGATTCCCTATGATTACGCGGAAAAACTCGCTTTTCTGGGTCCAAAGATATTGCACCAGAACGCAATCAAGCCCGCGAAAGAAATGGACATACCCATACGGCTAAAGAATCTTCATGCACCGGAAGCAGCAGGTACTCAAATATTAAATTGTGATTTAAACGATGAAAGGGATGAATTTTCAGTAGTTGGTCACCCCGACGGCGAGTTGCTGTTTCTTCCCGTTCACGCGCGACCTGAATATAACGGCAGCTCTCAAATCGAGACGATCCTTGCCGATTGGGATATAACGAACATACCCATACGATCTGACGACTCCGCTCTTCAATGGTTCCTGACCGAAAAAATCGTTGCGAAAGCTGCATCGGCATCATTAAAAGAGGCAGGCGCTGTTTTCATCGATGAAGAAGTGTCGATGATTGGTATAATATCAAGCGGCTTTTCGGAAAAAAATTATATCCGGTTGATAAAAGAAACTATCGATGAGCACGATCTGAACTTAGTCGCTTCATCTGCCACTTCGGAATTTGCGATAATGGTATTCGAAAGAGAGCACTTCAAGAAGATCTATTCATGGCTGCACACAAAACTCCTTGAAAAATCAATGGTCAGATCTCTTTGATGGACGTTCAATGAATATCGGTCTGATCGGATACGGGAGAATGGGCAGGCTGATCGAGGAAGTCGCAAAAGAACGGGATCATAACATTATTCGCTCTTTCAGTTCGAAAGATCCGTTGAAGTTGATAGATCAACTTGAGGGT is a window encoding:
- a CDS encoding aspartate-semialdehyde dehydrogenase → SGAGYPGTPFLDLNGNVIPFIEGEEPKIEAELKKILGTMKNGNIDDNSFKVSVQTNRVAVSYGHMASIFLFTKSTPDVGRVKELLNNFSGVPQERKLPLAPKQPIYVEENDYHPQPRLHVDRENGMAITVGRIENLDENGIRLVALGHNTIRGGAGAALLNAELLHSEGMI
- a CDS encoding aspartate kinase, whose product is MIVMKFGGDGFQNPESINEVTSIIKSARDEQLVVVVSAFGKSTRLLENLFEFLSLGNPEEANRLFNEKFIPMLFSLMEGTLDSVYLSECREVINEMIEQLNKYIFTERSDWNSADRDFILSHGELLTSRFFYYVLRQEEIKSGLVDAREMITTDEKQRFASPDYKKSFEMIRKRVEECHNSGSLLLTQGFIGSTPSGLTTTLGYEGSDLTATFLGSCLNADGIEFYKTVPGIMTADPNILSECRVLKEIPYDYAEKLAFLGPKILHQNAIKPAKEMDIPIRLKNLHAPEAAGTQILNCDLNDERDEFSVVGHPDGELLFLPVHARPEYNGSSQIETILADWDITNIPIRSDDSALQWFLTEKIVAKAASASLKEAGAVFIDEEVSMIGIISSGFSEKNYIRLIKETIDEHDLNLVASSATSEFAIMVFEREHFKKIYSWLHTKLLEKSMVRSL